GGTGCCGCACACGTCGGCGCAGTCGAGGTTCAGGCGGATGCAGTGGACGAGGTGCATCAGGTGCCCCTGCTCGCCCAAGCAGGCATCGGCGCAGGAGGTACAGACGTTCTCGCACTCGAAGCAGGCGTCGATGCACGCGGCGAGGGCGCCCTGGTCGAAGACGCTGGCGGGGTTGGGGTGCGTCTGGAGCATCCGGGCGGTGTTCTGCGGCATGGTCACTCTCCTGAACTGGGGCGGGGGGCGAGATGACGAGGCGGTGGTTCTTCCGCCGCTTCGCCAGCGTAGGCAGCCCTGTGTTCAGCTTGTGTAAAGCCGAGGCGACCTTCAAGGTGCCCTCAAGGCTCTGCTCGTCCCGGGCTTTTACAGGAACTGAACACGCCGGTTCTACGTTAATCAAGAGACCTTTTCGAGGTCAGAGGGGGAACCGATGACACACCACCACGAGGGACACCACGGACACCGCGTGAGCGTTCTGGAAGTGTCGTTCAGGAACTGCTACGACGCCAGCGAATTTGCCGATTTGGAAGGGAATCTCGCCCGGGTGCCGGGCGTCACCAGCGTCCACCTCGACCGCACCCGCGGCGTCGCTCATCTGGGGTACGACCCGGGAACCGTGACGCCGGAGGAACTGGAGCGGCGGCTACACGCATTTGGGTACGCCTGCGACTGCGAGGACGAGCGCCCCTCCACCGCCCAGCCAGGTCACCCCCAGGTGGGCCACGAACACCACGGCGGGAACCTGATGGCGCAGGGGCAAGCGGGTCACGCCGAACACACGGGCACGCTCCACGACCCACACGCGGGGCACCGGACCCAGACCGCCACGACCCACCCGTCAGATCACGGTGCTCACGCCGACATGGGCCAGGGCGGGCACGCGGGCCACGGCGCTGAGATGGTCAATGACATGCTGCGGCGCTTCGTCGTGTCGCTGCTTCTGACGCTGCCCATCGTGCTGTTCTCCCCCATCGGGGCGAGCCTGGGGTTTCGCCTTGCCCCGCCCTTCGGCCTGGGCATGGCGTGGTTCGGATTGATTCTCGCCACGCCGGTCGTGTGGTGGGGCGGCTGGCCGTTCATCTCGGCGGCCTGGCGTGCCCTGAAGCGCGGCGAGGCGAACATGATGACCCTGATCGCCACCGGCATCCTGGTCTCGTACCTCTACTCGCTCTGGGCCACGATCTTTTTGCGAACCGATGAGGTGTTCTTCGAGGCTGCCGCGATGCTCACCACTTTTTCGCTCGCCGGGCACTGGCTGGAGATGCGCTCCCGCTTCGCCACGGGCAGGGCGGTGGAGGCCCTGCTAAGGTTGGCGCCTTCAACCGCCCGGGTGATGCGGGGCGGCCAGGAGGTCGAGGTGCCGCTGGAGCAGGTGGGGGTCGGGGACGAGATCGTGGTGCGCCCCGGCGACCGGGTGCCGGTGGATGGCGAGGTGGTGAGCGGCCAGTCCTACGTGGACGAGAGCATGATCACCGGCGAGCCGGTGCCCGTCCGCAAAGAAAGCGGGAGCCGGGTGACGGGCGGCACAGTGAACCAGAACGGGGCCTTCCACTTCCGGGCGACAGCGGTGGGAGCGGACACCGCCCTCTCGCGTATCGTGCAGATGGTCCAGAACGCACAGGCGAGCAAGGCCCCGGCGCAGCGCCTCGCCGACCGGGCGGGCAAGTACCTCGTGTTTGTCGCCCTGGGCGCTGGACTGATCGCCTTTCTGGTCTGGTTCTTCCTGGGAGCCGGGGTGGTGTTCGCGCTGACGGCTGCCGTGTCCACGGTGGTGATCGCCTGCCCGGACGCGCTGGCACTCGCCACCCCGACGGCGATCACGGTCGGGGTAGGAAAAGGTGCGCGGGAGGGCGTGCTGTTCAAGAACGCGACCGCGCTGGAGGCGACCGCCGGGGTGGACACGGTGATCTTTGACAAGACGGGGACCCTGACGGAGGGCAAGCCCGCCCTCACCGATCTGGTGCCCCCACCGGGGGGAGACGAAGCAGAGCTGCTGCGCCTGGCCGCCTCTGCCGACCAGCCCTCCCAGCACCCGCTCGCCGAGGCCATCGTGCGGGGGGCACAGGAACGGGGGATCACCCTCAGCCCGGCCCAGGACTTCGACTCCATCCCCGGTCGTGGGGTACAGGCGCGGGTGGAGGGGCGACGGGTCCTGATCGGCAACCGCAGGCTGATGGAGCAGGAGGCCGTATCGCTGGGAAGCAGCGAGGCCGGGGTCGAGCGGCTGGCCGGGGACGGCAAGACGGCGATGTTCGTGGCAGTGGACGGGCAACTCCTGGGCGTGGTCGCTGTGGCGGACCGGATCAGACCGTCGGCGAAGGTGGCGGTGACGGAGTTACACCACCTGGGAGTCCAAACCGTGATGCTCACCGGAGATAACCGCCGCACGGCGGAGGCCGTGGCCCGGCAGCTCGGCATGGACACCGTGATCGCCGACGTGCTGCCCGAGCA
This is a stretch of genomic DNA from Deinococcus aerius. It encodes these proteins:
- a CDS encoding four-helix bundle copper-binding protein; this encodes MPQNTARMLQTHPNPASVFDQGALAACIDACFECENVCTSCADACLGEQGHLMHLVHCIRLNLDCADVCGTTGRVLSRLTQPDQNVLRAQLQACLAACQACGQECEMHARDMNMPHCAVCAESCRRCEQACQQLLGSMSA
- a CDS encoding copper-translocating P-type ATPase; translation: MTHHHEGHHGHRVSVLEVSFRNCYDASEFADLEGNLARVPGVTSVHLDRTRGVAHLGYDPGTVTPEELERRLHAFGYACDCEDERPSTAQPGHPQVGHEHHGGNLMAQGQAGHAEHTGTLHDPHAGHRTQTATTHPSDHGAHADMGQGGHAGHGAEMVNDMLRRFVVSLLLTLPIVLFSPIGASLGFRLAPPFGLGMAWFGLILATPVVWWGGWPFISAAWRALKRGEANMMTLIATGILVSYLYSLWATIFLRTDEVFFEAAAMLTTFSLAGHWLEMRSRFATGRAVEALLRLAPSTARVMRGGQEVEVPLEQVGVGDEIVVRPGDRVPVDGEVVSGQSYVDESMITGEPVPVRKESGSRVTGGTVNQNGAFHFRATAVGADTALSRIVQMVQNAQASKAPAQRLADRAGKYLVFVALGAGLIAFLVWFFLGAGVVFALTAAVSTVVIACPDALALATPTAITVGVGKGAREGVLFKNATALEATAGVDTVIFDKTGTLTEGKPALTDLVPPPGGDEAELLRLAASADQPSQHPLAEAIVRGAQERGITLSPAQDFDSIPGRGVQARVEGRRVLIGNRRLMEQEAVSLGSSEAGVERLAGDGKTAMFVAVDGQLLGVVAVADRIRPSAKVAVTELHHLGVQTVMLTGDNRRTAEAVARQLGMDTVIADVLPEQKAAKVQELQGQGRKVAMVGDGVNDAPALAQAEVGVAIGAGTDVAVETADVVLVKSDPASVPTGIALARQVQGKIKQNLFWAAIYNLLAIPFAAGVLYPAYGVLLRPEWAALLMSASTVIVTVNALLLNRLRFGRGEPTAAPGPLPAA